A single window of Flagellimonas maritima DNA harbors:
- a CDS encoding ribbon-helix-helix domain-containing protein: protein MNITINKRQQDYITKLVKSGEYQNNSEVVRDAINLHRIYRETIIKDLREEIRKGWEGPISSRTIKDIIASKKKS from the coding sequence ATGAATATCACTATTAATAAAAGACAACAGGATTATATAACCAAACTAGTTAAGTCTGGCGAATATCAAAATAATAGTGAAGTGGTAAGGGATGCTATCAATTTACACCGCATTTACCGTGAAACAATAATCAAAGATTTAAGAGAAGAAATCAGAAAAGGTTGGGAAGGCCCTATTAGCAGTAGGACCATAAAAGATATTATTGCTTCCAAGAAAAAATCTTAA
- a CDS encoding DUF6088 family protein codes for MKTSEYIEDKINKLPKGYVFTYMDFMNEVTRREAIIKHLNRMAASRKINKLSKGKYFKPQETVFGTLLPDQHQIVKDLLEEDGKLVGYITGYSVYNSLGLTTQVSSTIQIGKREIRPSFKRGRFRISFIKQKNTINKENIPLLRLLDAIRYIKKIPDTTIEKSCIRLMALLHELKTSEKIKLIKLAFKYSPATRALLGALLSEMGCKAVPELRDLQDSLNPITVYNLEIPEKVLSNAKYWNIK; via the coding sequence ATGAAAACCTCTGAATACATTGAAGATAAGATTAATAAGTTGCCCAAAGGGTATGTATTCACCTATATGGATTTTATGAATGAGGTGACTAGGAGGGAAGCCATCATTAAACATCTGAATAGAATGGCTGCTTCTCGTAAGATAAACAAGCTATCCAAGGGGAAATACTTCAAGCCGCAAGAAACCGTATTTGGTACGTTGTTGCCAGACCAACACCAGATTGTAAAAGACTTATTGGAAGAAGATGGCAAACTTGTCGGATATATTACGGGGTATAGCGTTTATAATTCCCTCGGACTTACCACACAAGTAAGTAGCACGATACAGATAGGCAAACGGGAGATACGCCCCTCTTTTAAAAGAGGGCGTTTTAGAATTTCGTTCATCAAACAGAAGAATACCATAAATAAGGAAAATATTCCTTTACTACGATTGTTGGATGCCATACGCTACATCAAGAAAATACCCGATACCACCATTGAGAAAAGCTGTATTCGATTGATGGCATTATTGCACGAATTGAAAACCAGCGAAAAAATAAAGCTAATAAAATTGGCTTTTAAATATTCTCCAGCAACCAGAGCTTTATTAGGTGCATTGCTAAGCGAGATGGGTTGCAAGGCAGTGCCTGAACTGAGAGACCTTCAAGATAGTTTAAACCCAATAACAGTTTATAACCTTGAAATTCCTGAAAAGGTGTTGTCAAATGCTAAATACTGGAATATAAAATGA
- a CDS encoding nucleotidyl transferase AbiEii/AbiGii toxin family protein yields the protein MKLHENEQLFRQAVQATAQRMGILDIYIEKDYWVCYALKLIFDSAIKDEVIFKGGTALSKCYKFIERFSEDIDLVVLRREEETGNQLKTKLKKITKEITAPFVEVEMEGITNKMGMIRKIAYNYPKIFKGNYGQVRDAIIIEATWLGHFEPFTKRVLNTYIYDMMNATNQMTLAEEYNLLPFEVLVLDSRRTLCEKIMSLVRFSYTEKPIIDLNAKIRHVYDIHQLLKDETVQGFFTSDAFDTMLLKVAHDDVQSFKNNNDWLKHHPKKALIFKELEETWNQLKDTYQNDFKFLVYGELPKEESVLKVIIKVSERLEKVKWSILLK from the coding sequence ATGAAGCTGCACGAGAACGAACAACTTTTCAGGCAAGCGGTACAAGCAACCGCACAACGGATGGGTATTTTAGATATCTACATCGAAAAGGACTATTGGGTATGCTATGCCTTAAAACTGATCTTTGATAGTGCAATCAAAGATGAAGTCATATTTAAGGGCGGCACGGCCTTGTCAAAGTGTTATAAATTCATCGAACGTTTTTCCGAGGATATTGATCTAGTCGTATTGCGCAGGGAAGAAGAAACAGGGAACCAACTAAAGACGAAGCTCAAAAAAATTACTAAGGAAATAACCGCGCCATTCGTAGAGGTAGAAATGGAAGGGATTACCAACAAAATGGGAATGATTCGAAAGATAGCATATAACTACCCCAAAATTTTTAAAGGAAATTACGGACAGGTACGAGATGCCATTATCATAGAAGCAACATGGTTGGGCCATTTTGAACCATTCACTAAGCGAGTCCTGAATACCTATATCTATGATATGATGAATGCCACCAACCAAATGACATTGGCGGAAGAATATAACCTACTGCCTTTTGAAGTACTTGTATTGGATTCTCGTAGGACGCTTTGTGAAAAGATAATGAGTTTAGTTCGGTTTTCATATACTGAAAAACCAATTATCGACTTGAATGCTAAAATCAGGCATGTGTATGATATTCATCAATTATTAAAGGATGAAACGGTGCAAGGGTTTTTTACTTCGGATGCCTTTGATACGATGCTTTTAAAAGTAGCTCATGATGACGTACAAAGTTTTAAGAACAACAACGATTGGTTAAAACACCACCCAAAAAAAGCGTTGATTTTTAAAGAACTTGAAGAAACGTGGAACCAACTTAAAGACACCTATCAGAATGACTTTAAGTTTTTGGTTTATGGGGAGTTGCCAAAAGAGGAAAGCGTATTGAAAGTAATTATTAAGGTTTCTGAGAGATTGGAAAAAGTAAAATGGTCAATATTGCTAAAATAA
- a CDS encoding AraC family transcriptional regulator, which yields MQTLLNQLVYFGFFQSLFLLGVYLFSAKNRKNVNGYIAFLIFVLFIGLSGRVLHMSKVFGDNFRLIAISEFAILLFGATVFLFTKSSLTNQRFIARDLVHYIPAIGYILFVVFYFMIPSDEVIVARIQRGELYAVVNVLVGIGLTFNCTYWFLSLRQFLKFRNSLKNELSYTIKTQFFLNFLIAIGACLLVWISMYFISLFGLETIEREARKFIWLGIAFIILFIAYYGMIAPDLFRIQSLNLSQKYSQSKLSHKDLDILKTQLEQMMTAKKPYLNTKLMKAELASMLGISNPELARLLNERIGMNFFDFVNYYRIKEFIVLAKTDKAKELTFFGLAQEAGFNSKTTFNKAFRSLMGTSPSAYFNEKL from the coding sequence ATGCAAACACTTTTAAATCAGTTGGTCTATTTTGGCTTTTTTCAAAGCCTATTCTTGTTAGGTGTGTATCTGTTTTCCGCTAAGAATCGTAAAAACGTGAATGGATACATCGCTTTTTTAATTTTTGTGCTATTTATCGGATTAAGTGGCCGTGTGTTGCACATGTCTAAAGTATTTGGAGATAATTTTCGTTTAATTGCCATCTCTGAATTTGCTATTCTTCTTTTTGGAGCAACCGTTTTTCTTTTTACCAAATCATCTCTAACCAATCAACGTTTTATTGCAAGGGATTTAGTCCATTATATTCCGGCTATTGGCTACATTTTATTTGTGGTCTTTTACTTTATGATACCTTCGGATGAAGTGATTGTTGCCAGAATACAACGAGGAGAATTATACGCCGTAGTTAATGTTTTAGTAGGGATTGGGCTTACGTTTAATTGTACCTATTGGTTTTTAAGTTTAAGACAGTTTTTAAAATTTAGGAACAGCCTTAAAAATGAACTTAGTTATACGATAAAAACACAATTCTTTTTGAATTTTTTGATTGCTATAGGGGCTTGTCTTTTGGTTTGGATAAGTATGTATTTCATCAGTCTTTTTGGGCTGGAAACCATAGAAAGAGAGGCGCGAAAATTCATTTGGTTAGGAATCGCTTTTATCATTCTTTTCATTGCATATTATGGAATGATAGCACCAGATTTATTCCGAATACAATCGTTAAACCTTTCTCAAAAATATAGTCAGTCAAAATTGAGTCATAAGGACTTAGATATATTGAAGACACAGCTGGAGCAGATGATGACTGCCAAAAAACCCTATTTGAACACCAAGTTGATGAAGGCCGAACTTGCATCTATGTTAGGAATAAGCAACCCAGAATTGGCACGTCTTTTAAACGAACGTATTGGTATGAATTTCTTTGATTTTGTGAACTATTATCGGATTAAGGAGTTTATAGTACTGGCTAAAACGGATAAGGCAAAAGAACTTACTTTTTTTGGTTTGGCACAAGAGGCCGGGTTTAATTCAAAAACAACATTCAACAAGGCGTTTAGGAGTTTAATGGGCACTTCTCCTTCTGCCTATTTCAATGAAAAACTATAA
- the drt3b gene encoding antiviral reverse transcriptase Drt3b — MPKSKKNITNKKERAVLSDILPFETPATFSNRYFYDFLISNGIELRGNVLTWRSGNQTLNKIVKLIFALGPKEIANETDGKITLSPGALKAIPFHYKISHKQKEFRELTVVHPKNQLAVIEFYDLCKELILYYCDESKFSIRKPFKTAKFTYFKDRLHYDKLAQDHEVVGVEEFDKEYENLKTFFSYKEISNIHKFYESYKYHRCEKKYKNLFKFDISKCFDSIYSHSITWALLDKDMVKDEIPISKLTFGGKFDRLMQDLNYGETNGIVIGPEFSRIFAEIILQKIDKTVQLKLSNRNEPIIFRKDYEVFRYVDDYFIFYNDVYVKEEVLGLFRLHLRDYKLGLNEGKSEEYKKPILTGITAAKVGIVKLLDKKMSFKSKQETSSLANDSDDNILTFYVSSSTLITEFKIILKSADINYKDIQNFTLGCIDNKVISFIHLCSDTVQNEKQLGKVFLEILDFAFFVYAVTPRVNSTIKLCSILSKVIQFAKLNLNSDLKNRIFKKIYDEIFLVLKKSRIQEHVQIETLYLLITLNDLGRDYRLEEEVLCFYFCIDLSKKKCNYELHYFTITVLLFYLGNKARYVKTKKILENYILELMSNVSKENRFRKTELILLFFDLLSCPYIDRVFKNKLFLLFGIPSTQGRLRTSIINYRKYWFTKWDNFNFGKELEAKKSQEVY; from the coding sequence ATGCCAAAGAGTAAAAAGAATATTACAAACAAAAAGGAAAGAGCGGTATTATCCGATATTTTACCCTTTGAAACACCTGCAACATTTTCAAATCGATATTTTTATGACTTTTTGATATCAAATGGTATCGAACTGAGGGGGAATGTGTTGACTTGGAGAAGTGGAAATCAGACTTTAAATAAAATCGTCAAATTAATATTTGCTCTTGGTCCTAAAGAGATTGCGAATGAAACGGATGGAAAAATAACTTTGTCCCCAGGCGCACTTAAAGCAATACCTTTTCACTACAAAATTTCACATAAACAAAAGGAATTTCGGGAGCTTACCGTTGTTCATCCAAAAAATCAACTAGCGGTTATTGAGTTTTATGACTTATGCAAGGAGTTAATTCTTTACTATTGCGATGAGAGCAAATTCTCTATAAGGAAACCATTTAAAACGGCTAAATTCACTTATTTCAAGGATAGACTTCACTACGATAAATTGGCTCAAGATCACGAAGTGGTTGGGGTCGAGGAGTTTGACAAGGAATACGAAAATTTGAAAACATTTTTTTCGTACAAAGAAATTAGTAACATTCATAAATTTTATGAATCCTATAAATATCATCGGTGCGAGAAAAAGTATAAAAACCTCTTCAAGTTTGACATATCAAAATGTTTCGATAGTATATATTCTCACTCTATTACTTGGGCATTGCTAGATAAGGATATGGTTAAAGATGAAATACCAATTTCAAAGCTAACATTTGGGGGCAAATTTGACAGGTTAATGCAAGATTTAAATTATGGAGAGACAAACGGTATTGTCATTGGCCCTGAGTTTTCTAGAATTTTTGCTGAAATTATACTACAGAAAATTGATAAAACGGTTCAGTTAAAGCTTTCGAATAGAAACGAACCAATAATTTTCAGAAAGGATTATGAAGTTTTCAGATATGTTGACGACTACTTTATTTTTTATAATGATGTATACGTTAAAGAAGAGGTACTTGGGCTTTTTAGATTACATCTAAGAGATTACAAATTAGGACTGAATGAGGGAAAATCGGAAGAGTACAAAAAGCCAATACTAACAGGAATAACCGCTGCCAAGGTCGGAATAGTCAAGCTTCTAGATAAAAAAATGTCTTTTAAGTCTAAACAAGAGACAAGTTCCCTTGCCAATGATTCTGACGATAATATTCTAACTTTTTATGTCAGTTCTAGTACTTTAATTACTGAGTTTAAAATTATTTTAAAGTCAGCAGACATTAATTACAAGGATATTCAAAACTTTACACTTGGCTGTATTGACAACAAAGTAATAAGCTTTATTCATCTTTGCTCCGATACTGTTCAAAACGAGAAACAATTAGGAAAGGTCTTTTTGGAAATTCTAGATTTTGCATTCTTCGTTTATGCGGTCACTCCACGAGTAAACAGCACAATTAAATTGTGTTCAATATTGAGTAAGGTTATTCAATTTGCGAAACTTAATTTAAACTCGGATTTAAAGAACCGAATATTTAAGAAAATTTATGATGAGATATTTTTGGTGCTCAAAAAATCAAGAATTCAAGAGCATGTTCAAATTGAGACATTATATCTTCTTATTACACTTAATGATTTAGGTAGAGATTATCGACTGGAAGAAGAGGTTCTGTGTTTTTATTTTTGCATCGATTTGTCAAAGAAAAAGTGCAATTATGAATTGCACTACTTTACAATCACGGTATTGCTATTTTATTTAGGTAACAAAGCCAGATATGTGAAAACGAAAAAGATTTTAGAAAATTATATTTTGGAACTAATGTCCAATGTCTCAAAAGAAAATAGATTTAGAAAAACAGAACTGATCTTATTGTTTTTCGATTTGTTAAGCTGTCCCTATATTGATAGAGTATTTAAAAACAAGCTATTTTTACTTTTTGGGATTCCGTCTACTCAGGGAAGGCTCAGGACTAGTATTATTAATTATAGAAAGTATTGGTTTACTAAATGGGATAACTTTAATTTTGGGAAAGAGTTAGAGGCTAAAAAAAGCCAAGAAGTGTACTAA
- the drt3a gene encoding antiviral reverse transcriptase Drt3a, which produces MLDQSFSAKNFRIIFDISNRNGFFVEDKLSLSSIRKVTEEIKVYGNLAKSYNKSGNKVLAHFFNEVKEQLREVRNVEIDNVLEEISLIISQSDFKIELKQIKIPGGKDLYTITNKPEYFFAIKQAQFNISRLFGVKQSNRHSIVEQLFTLLNDKFPKTVIRTDISSFYESIDHESLAKHINHDNLLSPKSRKIINSILRSYKVLSGSNKGVPRGIGVSAYLSELFMRRIDQTIRSIPGVTYYARFVDDIVVIFTPNPNEPGRVYLNEVKYAIEKNSSIRTNPAKTFPLSIVDLSIKHNFEFLGYEFIIQHGKVKTKLTSAKFDKLEKRTELAFDHYVNFSKVNKKEARKILVKRIRFLTGNTRLANNKAKILIGIYYSNSSLTEMGQIKRLNARLKRQINTRITSVSLKKRLNRYDFIDSFENRNFSSFSSDELKAIMQIWK; this is translated from the coding sequence ATGTTAGACCAATCATTTTCAGCGAAGAACTTTAGAATCATATTTGACATCTCAAATAGAAACGGCTTTTTTGTAGAAGATAAATTGAGTTTAAGTTCAATAAGAAAAGTAACCGAGGAGATTAAGGTTTATGGCAACCTAGCAAAAAGCTATAATAAATCTGGAAATAAAGTACTTGCTCATTTTTTTAATGAAGTAAAGGAGCAGTTGAGAGAAGTAAGGAATGTTGAAATTGATAATGTACTTGAAGAAATCAGCTTAATAATATCACAGAGCGATTTTAAAATCGAATTGAAACAAATTAAAATCCCTGGAGGAAAAGATTTGTATACCATTACAAATAAGCCTGAGTATTTCTTTGCAATAAAGCAGGCTCAATTTAACATTTCAAGACTGTTTGGAGTAAAACAATCTAATCGTCATAGCATAGTTGAACAGCTATTCACATTACTTAATGACAAGTTTCCCAAGACTGTTATTAGAACAGACATATCTAGCTTTTACGAATCCATAGACCATGAATCTTTAGCAAAGCATATAAATCATGATAATTTGCTATCCCCAAAATCTAGAAAGATAATAAACAGTATTCTTAGGAGCTACAAGGTTCTCTCCGGCTCAAATAAAGGCGTACCTCGTGGGATAGGGGTAAGCGCATATTTATCAGAATTATTTATGCGTAGAATTGATCAAACCATTAGAAGTATTCCGGGTGTTACATATTATGCCAGATTTGTTGATGACATTGTGGTAATTTTTACTCCAAATCCAAATGAACCAGGCAGAGTATATCTAAATGAAGTGAAATATGCTATCGAAAAAAATAGTTCCATAAGAACGAATCCTGCTAAAACTTTTCCACTTTCCATTGTTGATTTAAGCATCAAACACAATTTTGAATTTTTAGGATACGAATTTATCATACAACATGGCAAAGTAAAGACCAAGCTGACATCAGCCAAGTTTGATAAACTGGAAAAAAGAACTGAACTGGCATTTGACCACTATGTAAATTTTTCAAAAGTTAACAAAAAGGAAGCAAGAAAAATACTTGTGAAACGGATTAGGTTTTTAACTGGCAATACTAGATTGGCCAACAATAAGGCAAAAATTTTAATTGGTATTTATTATTCAAATAGTTCTCTTACAGAAATGGGGCAAATCAAAAGGTTAAATGCAAGACTAAAAAGGCAAATAAATACACGAATTACATCTGTATCGCTCAAAAAAAGACTAAATAGGTATGATTTCATAGACAGTTTTGAGAACAGGAATTTCTCTTCTTTCAGTTCCGATGAACTAAAAGCAATAATGCAAATTTGGAAATAA
- a CDS encoding DUF2779 domain-containing protein, with protein sequence MEALAQGGFQVEELARMEYPKGVAILGRDWDYDTLVARTNELLKQENVVIFEPAFLVNGLFIRVDILVKHGSEIQLIEVKSKSVDSTLHQSFITKRGGLSWLEYLYDVAFQKYVIQKCYPAWNVTPYLNLVDKSKLTSVDGLNQKFKIVQNSEMRTGILKAEGLTKMDIGNPILCLINVSQEIQLIFDENPAFNSESFEDSITNFKEHYANDIKIQTPIGKHCDGCEFHCDGIDKNLKSGFHECWMSQLSISKTRVDAPKVYEVWNFRGSKKLMDEGVYFMDEIQEYQIEIEPEAGIISNSERRWLQIEKTKQNSSEPFVELDGLKIEMAKWIYPLNFIDFETTAVAIPFTAGRHPYEQLAFQFSHHIFFEDGRIEHFNEYLDTTVGHFPNFDFIRALKKTLSINEGSIFRYHNHENIILNKIHEQLLASSESDKEELIDFIENISHNTDSSSKKWCGDRDMIDLYQVIKNYYFNPAMNGSLSIKAVLPAILNTSHFIKKKCQNDIGSINITSKNFPPDYIFLHLENGNAINPYAALPPVYEDWTQDQLENALTGVGIISDGGAALTAYAKLQFEDVSVEERGVLENALLRYCELDTLAMVMIFEHFKELV encoded by the coding sequence TTGGAGGCTTTGGCCCAAGGTGGTTTCCAAGTAGAAGAATTAGCACGAATGGAATACCCCAAAGGTGTTGCCATTCTAGGAAGGGATTGGGATTATGATACATTAGTAGCTAGAACAAATGAATTACTAAAACAAGAAAATGTTGTCATTTTTGAACCAGCTTTTCTAGTAAACGGACTATTCATCCGGGTTGATATTTTAGTAAAACATGGTTCTGAAATTCAGCTAATTGAAGTCAAATCAAAATCAGTTGATAGTACTTTACATCAGAGCTTTATTACAAAAAGAGGTGGATTAAGTTGGCTAGAATATTTGTACGATGTGGCCTTCCAAAAATATGTAATACAAAAATGTTATCCCGCTTGGAATGTAACGCCATATCTTAACCTAGTTGATAAATCTAAATTAACTTCTGTTGATGGCTTAAATCAAAAGTTTAAGATTGTTCAGAACTCGGAAATGAGAACAGGAATATTAAAAGCTGAGGGACTTACCAAAATGGATATTGGCAATCCAATTTTGTGTTTGATAAATGTTTCTCAAGAGATTCAATTGATATTTGATGAGAACCCAGCATTTAATAGTGAATCTTTTGAAGATAGTATTACTAATTTCAAAGAACATTACGCAAACGATATAAAAATACAAACACCTATTGGTAAGCATTGTGATGGTTGTGAGTTTCATTGCGATGGTATCGATAAAAATTTAAAAAGTGGTTTTCACGAGTGCTGGATGTCTCAGCTTTCAATTTCAAAAACCCGTGTCGATGCACCAAAAGTGTATGAAGTTTGGAATTTTCGTGGAAGTAAAAAACTTATGGATGAGGGTGTCTATTTTATGGATGAAATTCAAGAATATCAAATAGAGATAGAACCAGAAGCTGGTATTATAAGTAATTCAGAACGACGATGGTTACAGATTGAAAAGACAAAACAAAATAGCAGCGAGCCATTTGTAGAATTGGATGGGTTAAAAATTGAAATGGCGAAATGGATTTATCCATTGAATTTTATTGATTTTGAAACTACAGCGGTAGCTATTCCGTTTACGGCGGGCAGACACCCCTATGAACAGCTAGCATTTCAGTTTAGTCATCATATTTTTTTTGAAGATGGTCGAATCGAACATTTCAATGAGTATCTTGATACAACCGTAGGCCACTTCCCAAATTTTGATTTCATAAGAGCTCTAAAGAAAACACTGTCTATAAATGAGGGTAGTATTTTTCGATATCACAACCATGAAAATATTATTTTAAATAAGATTCATGAACAACTTTTGGCAAGTTCAGAGTCAGATAAAGAAGAACTAATCGACTTTATTGAAAATATAAGCCATAATACCGATAGTTCGAGCAAAAAGTGGTGTGGCGATAGAGATATGATCGATTTGTATCAAGTAATTAAAAACTACTATTTTAACCCCGCGATGAATGGTAGTTTGTCCATAAAGGCGGTTCTACCTGCTATTTTAAATACAAGTCATTTTATTAAGAAAAAGTGCCAAAACGATATAGGCTCTATTAACATTACCTCTAAAAACTTTCCGCCTGATTACATATTTCTACACTTGGAAAATGGAAATGCAATAAACCCATATGCAGCACTTCCTCCAGTTTACGAAGACTGGACGCAGGACCAATTAGAAAATGCTTTAACAGGCGTTGGTATAATTTCCGATGGTGGGGCGGCTCTTACGGCCTATGCAAAATTGCAATTTGAAGATGTTTCTGTTGAAGAAAGAGGTGTCTTGGAAAATGCTCTCCTTCGTTATTGTGAACTCGACACCCTAGCTATGGTTATGATTTTTGAGCATTTTAAGGAGCTGGTCTAG
- a CDS encoding LytR/AlgR family response regulator transcription factor: MSYQCVIIDDEPLARELLEGYLEKIPDFELVASCPSAIDASTILSKNKVDLLFLDIEMPVLKGTDFFKNLVHKPEVIFTTAYRDYAVDGFELNALDYLLKPIFFERFFQAIQKFLKQVEKTEVSNSNNTTSNASDYLFVNKAKKQIKVVFDTILYAESLKDYIKIHFQEEDPLTVKESISAFEKRLDNRFIRLHRSYIVNSEKITAYTKNDVEIGRMEIPIGNNYKDNLLPFLKSI; the protein is encoded by the coding sequence ATGAGTTACCAATGTGTAATTATAGATGATGAACCATTGGCAAGGGAGTTACTTGAAGGCTACCTCGAGAAGATTCCGGATTTTGAACTCGTGGCTTCTTGCCCAAGTGCTATCGATGCAAGTACTATTTTAAGCAAAAACAAGGTTGACCTCTTATTCCTAGATATTGAAATGCCAGTATTAAAGGGCACAGATTTCTTTAAAAATTTGGTTCATAAACCCGAGGTAATTTTCACCACGGCTTATAGAGATTATGCGGTCGACGGTTTTGAACTGAACGCGCTAGATTACTTATTGAAGCCGATTTTCTTTGAACGCTTTTTTCAGGCAATTCAGAAATTTTTAAAACAGGTAGAAAAGACTGAAGTAAGTAACTCAAATAATACTACCTCCAATGCAAGTGACTACCTCTTTGTAAACAAGGCCAAAAAACAGATTAAGGTTGTTTTTGATACTATTTTGTATGCCGAGAGTCTTAAGGATTATATTAAAATACACTTTCAAGAAGAAGATCCATTAACCGTAAAAGAAAGTATCTCTGCTTTTGAAAAGCGATTGGATAATCGGTTTATTCGTTTGCACCGTTCCTATATTGTGAACAGCGAAAAAATTACCGCCTACACCAAAAATGATGTTGAAATCGGAAGGATGGAAATCCCGATTGGAAACAATTACAAAGACAATCTACTCCCCTTTTTAAAATCGATTTAA
- a CDS encoding DUF6730 family protein, with protein sequence MAKLDEIAELLTEEIKEFENSISRLEEMQAFLRNYKIKPDTTDIDFILRRYNDDQKKAIDDQHKLMGNVVYYIKKSMTFPKWAVKLFVGLMVCVILVLGFSIYKVSRIPEIKQEAYGQGEEKAVGHFRAFFEASPEASELYKEWLKPQSKK encoded by the coding sequence ATGGCAAAACTAGACGAAATAGCAGAATTGCTAACAGAGGAAATCAAGGAATTCGAAAACTCGATAAGTCGCTTAGAAGAGATGCAAGCTTTTTTGAGAAACTATAAAATCAAGCCCGACACCACGGACATTGACTTTATCCTACGACGTTACAATGACGACCAAAAGAAAGCCATTGATGACCAACACAAACTAATGGGTAACGTGGTCTACTATATAAAAAAGTCCATGACTTTTCCGAAATGGGCAGTCAAATTGTTCGTGGGGTTAATGGTTTGCGTAATTTTGGTGCTAGGATTCTCCATTTATAAAGTCTCCCGAATCCCTGAAATAAAGCAGGAAGCTTATGGACAGGGAGAAGAAAAGGCGGTCGGGCATTTCAGGGCTTTCTTCGAGGCAAGCCCAGAGGCCAGCGAACTCTATAAAGAATGGCTAAAACCCCAAAGCAAAAAGTAG
- a CDS encoding helix-turn-helix domain-containing protein: MTTVSHKEYVKACLRLEELIKVVDDSTPLENPLSKEFIEVSNIVERYEEVHYPIGLPSLREVIELRMLEMNLKRKDLAALLNTSESKISGYLKSESEITFKQAKIIHKELNIDGDIILQ; the protein is encoded by the coding sequence ATGACTACAGTATCACATAAAGAATACGTCAAAGCCTGTCTTCGCTTAGAGGAATTGATAAAAGTTGTAGATGATAGCACTCCATTGGAAAACCCATTATCCAAAGAGTTTATAGAAGTCAGCAATATCGTTGAACGATATGAAGAAGTCCACTACCCTATCGGCTTACCCAGTTTGCGAGAAGTAATCGAGTTGCGAATGCTGGAAATGAACCTGAAAAGAAAAGATTTAGCCGCTCTTTTAAACACAAGCGAATCTAAAATAAGTGGGTATTTGAAAAGCGAAAGCGAAATAACTTTTAAGCAAGCCAAAATAATTCATAAAGAATTGAACATTGATGGCGATATTATTCTGCAATAA